The proteins below are encoded in one region of Rhodothermales bacterium:
- a CDS encoding alpha-1,2-fucosyltransferase, whose amino-acid sequence MREELTFRDTLCDTARPIATEINSGESVAVHIRRGDYVSNPHYSALLGAVEPDYYKSAFRYIESRLTKPHYFIFSDDISWCRQHFTSDHPLTFVDAETTGGAAIQDLMLMSSCRHFIIPNSTFGWWGAWLGKDPDKLVIAPRKWSKSGQLDSSDRIPESWHLL is encoded by the coding sequence TTGCGGGAAGAACTCACTTTCCGTGATACGCTGTGCGACACCGCACGACCCATTGCGACAGAGATCAACTCGGGCGAATCCGTTGCCGTCCATATTCGCCGGGGAGACTATGTTTCCAACCCGCATTACAGCGCGCTGTTGGGTGCCGTAGAGCCGGACTACTACAAAAGTGCTTTCAGGTACATAGAATCAAGGCTGACTAAACCGCATTACTTCATTTTCTCCGACGATATTTCCTGGTGTCGCCAGCATTTCACGTCCGACCACCCGCTGACTTTTGTTGATGCCGAGACTACAGGTGGGGCGGCTATTCAGGATTTGATGCTCATGTCCTCCTGCCGGCACTTCATCATCCCCAACAGCACGTTCGGATGGTGGGGCGCGTGGCTCGGCAAAGATCCTGACAAGCTCGTGATTGCACCCCGAAAATGGTCAAAAAGCGGCCAACTCGATTCATCAGATCGCATACCGGAAAGCTGGCACTTGCTTTAA